The following proteins are co-located in the Cherax quadricarinatus isolate ZL_2023a chromosome 26, ASM3850222v1, whole genome shotgun sequence genome:
- the LOC128691531 gene encoding keratin, type II cytoskeletal 68 kDa, component IB: protein MGTSISAFSHASAESTMIRRVYTLVVVCLVVAWVSAGKFGGGFGGGGFGGGGYGGGGGGGCCGGGGFGGGYGGKGFGGGGFGGHGGGYGRGGFGGGGFGGGGFGGGGFGGGGFGGGGYGRYGK, encoded by the exons ATGGGCACCTCCATCAGTGCCTTCTCTCACGCCAGTGCCGAGTCAACCATG ATTCGTCGAGTATACACCCTTGTtgtggtgtgtctggtggtggcgTGGGTTAGCGCTGGTAAATTCGGTGGCGGCTTTGGTGGCGGTGGATTTGGAGGAGGTGGttatggtggcggtggcggcggtggatgTTGCGGTGGCGGAGGCTTTGGCGGTGGATATGGAG GTAAAGGCTTCGGTGGTGGCGGGTTTGGCGGTCATGGCGGCGGGTACGGACGTGGCGGTTTCGGTGGCGGTGGCTTCGGTGGCGGCGGCTTCGGTGGCGGCGGCTTCGGTGGCGGCGGCTTCGGTGGCGGCGGCTATGGAC GTTATGGCAAGTAA